One Kribbella sp. NBC_00662 genomic region harbors:
- the pgl gene encoding 6-phosphogluconolactonase: MTVDPELLIHPDADDLAFSVAGRLITTIADAQSTGGIAHVVLTGGRVASVVYRTVAESPARVEVDWQRVEFWWGDERFLPDGDPERNETQAREALLSALDVDPARVHPMPADTGQGAEAAAAAYAAELEAAGSPTFDVLMLGVGPDGHVASLFPGYPQLEVIDVAAVAVHDSPKPPPTRVSLTFPLLDRTREVWFVVSGEDKADAVATALAEGNVPAAHPKGQNRTLWLLDEAAASKVS; the protein is encoded by the coding sequence ATGACTGTGGATCCGGAGTTGCTGATTCATCCCGATGCCGACGACCTGGCGTTCTCGGTGGCCGGCAGGCTCATCACGACGATCGCCGACGCCCAGAGCACCGGCGGGATCGCACACGTCGTGCTCACCGGCGGCAGGGTTGCCTCGGTCGTGTACCGGACGGTCGCGGAGTCGCCGGCCCGCGTGGAGGTCGACTGGCAGCGGGTCGAGTTCTGGTGGGGCGACGAGCGGTTCCTGCCGGACGGCGACCCGGAGCGCAACGAGACGCAGGCTCGAGAGGCACTGCTCTCCGCCCTGGACGTCGACCCGGCGCGGGTGCATCCCATGCCCGCCGACACCGGCCAGGGCGCCGAGGCAGCGGCAGCGGCGTACGCGGCCGAGCTGGAGGCGGCGGGTTCGCCGACGTTCGACGTACTGATGCTCGGGGTTGGTCCCGACGGGCATGTGGCGTCACTGTTCCCGGGGTATCCGCAGCTCGAGGTCATCGATGTCGCGGCGGTCGCTGTGCACGACTCGCCCAAGCCGCCGCCGACCCGGGTGTCCCTCACCTTCCCGCTCCTCGACCGGACCCGCGAGGTCTGGTTCGTGGTGTCCGGCGAGGACAAGGCCGACGCCGTCGCGACCGCTCTGGCCGAGGGCAACGTACCCGCCGCCCACCCGAAGGGCCAGAACCGCACCCTGTGGCTCCTCGACGAGGCGGCGGCCTCGAAGGTGTCGTAG
- a CDS encoding NADPH-dependent F420 reductase, which translates to MRIGTLGNGLMAEALAGQWVKAGHEVMIGGRDRERAAEVAERIVAAAGSSGEAGSSGEARSLADAGSRVEAGSLADAGLRVGAGSLVEAAAYGEVVLLAVPAEVAVEVAGLVPAGRTVIDCTNALDHRDFTLAHPETAEAIAQAVPGVQVVKAFNLAADAVWRNPPAGLGVPICGDGGVNVVADLVRDLGCVPVAAGGLVRAKLLEATAALAIGIWVGGGNVRGMFPPLADAFGTVLPGES; encoded by the coding sequence ATGAGGATAGGAACACTGGGCAACGGACTGATGGCCGAAGCGCTCGCCGGGCAGTGGGTCAAGGCCGGCCACGAGGTGATGATCGGCGGCCGCGATCGCGAGCGGGCCGCGGAGGTGGCCGAGCGGATCGTCGCCGCGGCTGGGTCGTCGGGCGAGGCGGGGTCGTCGGGTGAGGCTAGGTCGCTGGCCGACGCGGGATCGCGGGTGGAGGCGGGGTCGCTGGCCGACGCGGGGTTGCGGGTGGGGGCGGGGTCGCTGGTGGAGGCGGCGGCGTACGGGGAGGTGGTGTTGCTTGCGGTGCCGGCTGAAGTTGCGGTGGAGGTGGCGGGCTTGGTGCCGGCGGGACGGACAGTGATCGATTGCACGAATGCCTTGGACCACAGGGATTTCACCCTCGCGCACCCGGAGACGGCCGAGGCGATCGCGCAGGCGGTGCCGGGGGTGCAGGTGGTGAAGGCGTTCAACCTGGCGGCGGATGCGGTCTGGCGCAACCCACCGGCCGGGCTCGGGGTGCCGATCTGTGGCGATGGTGGGGTGAACGTCGTTGCGGATCTGGTGCGGGACCTGGGATGCGTGCCGGTCGCCGCCGGCGGCCTGGTGCGCGCGAAGTTGCTGGAGGCAACTGCTGCGCTGGCGATCGGGATCTGGGTCGGCGGCGGAAACGTGCGCGGGATGTTCCCGCCGCTAGCCGACGCGTTCGGGACGGTTCTGCCGGGCGAGTCGTAG
- a CDS encoding glucose-6-phosphate dehydrogenase assembly protein OpcA, producing the protein MIIDLTDTTSSEIASALLKARRHAGSPAMGMVGTIVVVVDEASHHDAMKAANEAGREHPSRVLVAILRPGRGAPGLDAEVRVGEGIPGEAVLLRLHGELAKVPESVITPLLLPDSPVIVWWPGGGPKVPADDPLGRLGRRRVTDAAATRRASVDFSARAEGYKPGDTDFAWTRLTPWRALMAAALDQYPTKVTGAEVAAAKGNPSADLMAAWLQSRLKVPVEQRNSRGPGVTAVRLFTPSGPIALTRPDGAVATFSVPGQPDRPVALKRRTTSELLSEELRRLDPDDVYAKTLACKVDRDQLPASEKKVDATARKSTAASATAAGKKVVAAQKPADKKSAAAKKTAAKTPAKKTASKKTAAVKKTAAKRTAAKR; encoded by the coding sequence AAGGCCCGCCGGCACGCGGGATCGCCGGCCATGGGCATGGTCGGCACGATCGTGGTCGTCGTCGACGAGGCGTCCCACCACGACGCGATGAAGGCCGCGAACGAGGCCGGTCGCGAACACCCGTCCCGGGTCCTGGTCGCGATCCTGCGGCCCGGCCGGGGCGCGCCCGGACTGGACGCCGAGGTGCGGGTCGGCGAGGGCATCCCCGGTGAGGCCGTGCTGCTGCGGCTGCACGGTGAGCTCGCGAAGGTGCCTGAGTCCGTCATCACGCCGCTGCTGCTGCCCGACTCCCCCGTCATCGTCTGGTGGCCGGGCGGCGGGCCGAAGGTTCCCGCCGACGACCCGCTGGGCCGCCTCGGTCGGCGTCGCGTGACGGACGCTGCTGCGACGCGGAGGGCCTCGGTGGACTTCAGTGCGCGGGCCGAGGGCTACAAGCCGGGCGACACGGACTTCGCGTGGACGCGGCTGACGCCGTGGCGCGCGCTGATGGCCGCTGCTCTCGATCAGTACCCGACGAAGGTGACCGGGGCCGAGGTCGCGGCCGCCAAGGGGAACCCGAGCGCGGATCTGATGGCCGCGTGGTTGCAGTCGCGGCTGAAGGTGCCGGTGGAGCAGCGGAATTCGCGTGGGCCGGGCGTGACCGCCGTACGGCTGTTCACGCCGTCCGGGCCGATCGCGTTGACGCGGCCGGACGGCGCGGTGGCGACGTTCAGCGTGCCGGGTCAGCCGGATCGCCCGGTGGCGCTGAAGCGGCGTACGACGTCGGAGCTGCTGAGCGAGGAGCTGCGGCGGCTCGACCCGGATGACGTGTACGCGAAGACGCTGGCCTGCAAGGTCGACCGGGACCAGCTGCCGGCGTCGGAGAAGAAGGTCGACGCGACGGCGCGGAAGTCGACCGCGGCGAGTGCGACCGCGGCCGGCAAGAAGGTCGTGGCTGCGCAGAAGCCCGCTGACAAGAAGTCGGCTGCGGCGAAGAAGACGGCGGCGAAGACGCCCGCGAAGAAGACTGCGTCGAAGAAGACGGCAGCGGTGAAGAAGACGGCAGCGAAGAGGACGGCGGCGAAGCGATGA
- a CDS encoding isocitrate lyase/phosphoenolpyruvate mutase family protein has protein sequence MTFRELHADRFVMPNAWDAGSAVILAAAGFPAIATTSAGIAFSMAKGDHTLPDGAPAVSREAMFERVREIAAASDVPVNGDLEDGYGAEPARVADTITLARETGLAGGNIEDFDGRELYDVELAVERIVAAREAAGSEFVLTARTDGQLLRTPTSLADSIDRANRFRAAGADCLYVPGVNDLDAIRLLVQEIDGPLNVVMGLGTSTLTVADLQAAGVTRISLGGSMARAALGFVRRSAEELATKGTIGFAADQIPQADLNLLFARSSKGEH, from the coding sequence ATGACCTTCCGCGAGTTGCATGCAGATCGTTTTGTGATGCCGAACGCCTGGGATGCCGGGAGTGCGGTGATCCTTGCGGCGGCCGGGTTTCCGGCGATCGCCACGACGAGTGCGGGGATCGCGTTCTCGATGGCGAAGGGCGATCACACGTTGCCCGACGGGGCGCCGGCGGTGTCGCGGGAGGCGATGTTCGAGCGGGTGCGGGAGATCGCGGCGGCGAGCGACGTACCGGTGAACGGCGATCTCGAGGACGGGTACGGCGCTGAGCCGGCGCGGGTCGCGGACACGATCACGCTGGCTCGCGAGACCGGGCTGGCGGGCGGGAACATCGAGGACTTCGACGGGCGGGAGCTGTACGACGTCGAGCTCGCGGTCGAGCGGATCGTCGCGGCGCGGGAGGCGGCCGGGTCCGAGTTCGTCCTGACGGCGCGGACCGACGGGCAGTTGCTGCGTACGCCGACGTCGCTGGCCGACTCGATCGATCGCGCCAACCGGTTCCGCGCGGCCGGCGCCGACTGCCTGTACGTGCCCGGCGTGAACGACCTGGACGCGATCCGCCTGCTGGTGCAGGAGATCGACGGGCCGCTCAACGTGGTGATGGGGCTGGGTACGTCGACGCTGACCGTCGCCGACCTGCAGGCCGCCGGCGTGACCCGGATCAGTCTGGGCGGCAGCATGGCCCGGGCCGCGCTCGGGTTCGTCCGGCGGAGCGCGGAGGAGCTGGCGACGAAGGGCACGATCGGCTTCGCCGCCGACCAGATCCCACAGGCTGACCTGAACCTGCTGTTTGCGCGATCATCCAAGGGTGAGCACTAA